In Sphingomonas panacisoli, one genomic interval encodes:
- the bamA gene encoding outer membrane protein assembly factor BamA: MVKLIKVTTFGTRAAATLLAGTMLSGVPLAAAQTAPKPAAPAAAAPQATSAPAAVAPAPQRVIKSLRVEGSQRIEPETVLSYTKLRTGQAYSNETLDQALRDLLASDLFADVSIAGVETGDITIRIRENPIINRVLLEGNSTLKSDKITKEIKLAPRQIFTRTAVRQDVARIIELYRRQGRFAARIEPKMVSLDQNRVDIVFEISEGPKSKVRAINILGNTVFSDAKLREQMVTKQASITRFFSSNTSYDQDRLAYDQQKLRQFYLTQGYADFRVTSAVAELTPDKKDFIITYVVEEGPRYKFGDVTVDSDIRDFDNNKLAATLPVKKGAWFDAKKVEDSVTSLNETAGLFGYAFTDVSPDYQRDGDNLVMSVNFHIAEAKRTYVERIEVTGNRNTQDKVVRREIRMSEGDAFNSFSIKRSQDRINSLGFFQDKFEIKNEQGSAPDRVILNANVEEKATGELSLSAGYSSLERFIIQAGITQRNFRGKGQELRANVDYSVYSKSIQLGFTEPYLFDKNIALGVDVFRRDYNSFNYLGDQRQTTYSQVSTGFQARVGIPLTEYWSLSARYGLTFDQVGLDKNTYFKDTNGDGTPDTCNIVVAGRYLCEAIGNRVTSALGYSLVYNSLNGGLRPTAGQRLVFSQDFAGLGGDVRYIRTRFEGSKYWNLGKGFIFSVNGEAGYIKALEKSKGPGIDPVRITDRFYLGEPQIRGFDIRGVGPRVQRINYIQDDQGNQILQPDKQQIIDDALGGRAYYLVRFEIEPPLSGGARELGLRPSIFMDVGAVFGIKRPLPTATFPTHVDPTTGKTIVDPLITPITDSSGRPLYTYTDPNGLGQVTTCPAGLPDSTGACNGVTPNSAQVSTVSPFLERFLGDSPKPRLSIGFGVNWNSPFGPLRIDIAKALLHQKGDDTKLVTFNVGTQF, translated from the coding sequence ATGGTGAAGCTTATCAAGGTTACGACGTTCGGGACGCGCGCCGCCGCGACTTTGCTCGCGGGGACGATGCTGTCTGGCGTTCCGCTGGCGGCCGCGCAGACCGCCCCGAAGCCCGCCGCACCGGCGGCTGCCGCTCCCCAGGCGACGTCGGCGCCCGCCGCCGTCGCGCCCGCACCGCAACGCGTGATCAAGTCGCTTCGCGTCGAGGGATCTCAGCGTATCGAGCCCGAGACGGTGCTGAGCTATACCAAGCTCCGCACGGGTCAGGCCTACAGCAACGAAACGCTCGACCAGGCGCTGCGTGACCTGCTCGCCAGCGATCTGTTCGCCGATGTGTCGATCGCGGGCGTCGAGACGGGCGACATCACGATCCGCATCCGTGAAAATCCGATCATCAACCGCGTGCTACTCGAAGGGAACAGCACGCTGAAATCGGACAAGATCACCAAGGAAATCAAACTCGCCCCGCGTCAGATTTTCACGCGCACCGCGGTGCGCCAGGACGTCGCGCGGATCATCGAACTGTATCGCCGCCAGGGCCGTTTCGCCGCGCGGATCGAACCGAAGATGGTCAGCCTGGACCAGAACCGCGTCGATATCGTGTTCGAGATCAGCGAGGGTCCGAAGTCGAAGGTCCGCGCGATCAACATCCTCGGCAATACCGTCTTTTCCGACGCCAAGCTGCGCGAGCAGATGGTGACGAAGCAGGCGAGCATCACGCGCTTCTTCTCGTCGAACACGTCCTACGACCAGGATCGTCTGGCATACGACCAGCAGAAGCTGCGCCAGTTCTACCTGACCCAGGGCTATGCCGATTTCCGCGTCACCTCGGCGGTCGCCGAACTGACGCCGGACAAGAAGGACTTCATCATCACGTACGTGGTGGAGGAAGGTCCGCGCTATAAGTTCGGCGACGTCACGGTCGACAGCGACATTCGCGATTTCGACAACAACAAGCTGGCGGCGACGCTGCCGGTGAAGAAGGGCGCGTGGTTCGACGCGAAGAAGGTCGAGGATTCGGTCACCTCGCTGAACGAGACCGCCGGTCTGTTCGGCTACGCCTTCACCGACGTCAGCCCGGACTATCAGCGCGACGGCGACAATCTGGTGATGTCGGTCAATTTCCACATCGCCGAAGCCAAGCGGACGTATGTCGAGCGGATCGAAGTCACCGGCAACCGCAACACGCAGGACAAGGTGGTTCGCCGCGAGATCCGTATGTCGGAAGGCGACGCGTTCAACAGCTTCTCGATCAAGCGCTCGCAGGATCGCATCAACAGCCTGGGCTTCTTCCAGGACAAGTTCGAGATCAAGAACGAGCAAGGCTCGGCGCCCGATCGCGTGATCCTGAACGCGAACGTTGAGGAAAAAGCGACCGGCGAACTGTCGCTGTCGGCGGGCTATTCGAGCCTCGAACGCTTCATCATCCAGGCCGGCATCACGCAGCGCAATTTCCGCGGCAAGGGCCAGGAACTGCGCGCGAACGTCGATTATTCGGTCTATTCGAAATCGATCCAGCTCGGTTTCACCGAGCCGTATCTGTTCGACAAGAACATCGCGCTGGGCGTCGACGTCTTCCGGCGCGACTACAACTCGTTCAATTATCTGGGCGACCAGCGGCAGACCACCTATTCGCAGGTGTCGACCGGTTTCCAGGCGCGTGTCGGTATTCCGCTGACCGAATATTGGTCGCTGTCGGCGCGCTATGGGCTGACGTTCGACCAAGTCGGCCTCGACAAGAACACCTATTTCAAGGACACCAACGGCGACGGTACGCCGGATACCTGCAACATCGTCGTCGCCGGACGGTATCTCTGCGAGGCGATCGGCAATCGCGTGACCTCGGCGCTGGGCTATTCGCTCGTCTACAACAGCCTCAATGGCGGATTGCGGCCGACCGCCGGTCAGCGTCTGGTGTTTAGCCAGGATTTTGCGGGTCTCGGCGGGGATGTCCGCTACATCCGCACGCGGTTCGAAGGGTCCAAATACTGGAACCTCGGCAAGGGGTTCATCTTCTCGGTCAACGGCGAGGCCGGCTACATCAAGGCGCTCGAGAAAAGCAAGGGTCCGGGCATCGATCCGGTACGCATCACCGACCGCTTCTACCTCGGCGAACCGCAGATCCGCGGCTTCGACATTCGCGGCGTCGGCCCGCGCGTCCAGCGTATCAATTACATCCAGGACGACCAGGGCAACCAGATCCTGCAGCCGGACAAGCAGCAGATCATCGACGACGCTTTGGGCGGCCGCGCTTATTATCTCGTCCGCTTCGAGATCGAACCGCCGCTGTCGGGCGGCGCGCGCGAACTCGGTTTGCGGCCGTCGATCTTCATGGATGTCGGCGCGGTGTTCGGGATCAAGCGCCCCTTGCCGACGGCGACCTTCCCGACGCACGTCGATCCGACCACGGGCAAGACGATCGTCGATCCGCTCATCACGCCGATCACCGATAGCAGCGGCCGGCCGCTATATACGTACACCGATCCCAACGGCCTGGGCCAGGTCACGACGTGTCCGGCGGGGCTGCCTGATAGCACTGGCGCCTGTAACGGCGTCACGCCGAACTCCGCGCAGGTCAGCACAGTCTCGCCGTTCCTCGAGCGCTTCCTGGGCGATTCGCCGAAGCCGCGTTTGTCGATCGGGTTCGGGGTCAACTGGAACTCGCCGTTCGGGCCGCTCCGTATCGATATCGCCAAAGCATTGCTCCACCAGAAGGGCGACGACACCAAACTTGTTACTTTCAACGTAGGGACTCAATTCTGA
- a CDS encoding OmpH family outer membrane protein: MKTNLKYLGLGAIALTAALAGSPAQAQSVATADFDGAVVKTKAFTAAAATIKTTYQTQITQVEGYQKELQALLAPFDTNKDSQIDDNELRAAQASPTWATVVAKQQQLNTAQAPVARAQAYVFEQVSSKLNAAVQAVITARNLTLIVKPDAVVWANQTGNITAAITAELDKLVPTANAIPPATWQPGGQPGAAPAAGAAPAPATSTPAPAAGGKKPGR, from the coding sequence ATGAAGACCAATCTCAAATATCTCGGGCTCGGCGCGATCGCGCTGACGGCTGCCCTGGCGGGTTCGCCGGCGCAGGCCCAGTCCGTCGCGACCGCCGACTTCGACGGCGCCGTGGTCAAGACCAAGGCGTTCACTGCCGCGGCCGCCACGATCAAGACGACCTACCAGACGCAGATCACGCAGGTCGAAGGGTATCAGAAGGAGCTGCAGGCACTGCTCGCGCCGTTCGATACCAACAAGGACAGCCAGATCGACGACAACGAACTGCGCGCCGCGCAGGCCAGCCCGACCTGGGCCACCGTCGTCGCCAAGCAGCAGCAGCTGAACACCGCGCAGGCGCCGGTCGCTCGCGCGCAGGCCTATGTGTTCGAACAGGTCTCGTCGAAGCTCAATGCGGCGGTCCAGGCCGTCATCACCGCGCGTAACCTGACGCTGATCGTCAAGCCTGACGCCGTCGTCTGGGCGAACCAGACGGGCAACATCACCGCCGCGATCACCGCCGAGCTCGACAAGCTGGTGCCGACCGCGAACGCGATTCCGCCTGCGACGTGGCAGCCCGGTGGCCAGCCTGGCGCCGCGCCGGCCGCTGGCGCCGCTCCGGCTCCCGCGACGTCGACCCCGGCACCTGCCGCTGGCGGCAAGAAGCCCGGCCGGTGA
- the fabZ gene encoding 3-hydroxyacyl-ACP dehydratase FabZ, producing MAALPHRYPMLLVDRVEELVIDQRITAIKAVSMNEEFFQGHFPGRPIMPGVLQVEALAQAAGVLAVESLGLAGSGKLVYFMSIDGVKFRKPVEPGVLLKLEVEFVQKRSRVCKFAGKATLNGEVATECEFTAMIADPPSE from the coding sequence ATGGCGGCGCTGCCGCATCGATATCCGATGCTGCTGGTCGATCGGGTCGAAGAACTCGTGATCGACCAGCGCATCACCGCCATCAAGGCGGTGAGCATGAACGAGGAATTCTTCCAGGGGCATTTCCCCGGAAGACCGATCATGCCCGGCGTTCTCCAGGTCGAAGCCCTGGCGCAGGCGGCGGGCGTGCTCGCGGTCGAAAGCCTCGGGCTCGCCGGGTCGGGCAAGCTGGTTTATTTCATGTCGATCGACGGCGTGAAGTTCCGCAAGCCCGTCGAGCCCGGCGTTCTGCTCAAGCTCGAGGTCGAATTCGTTCAGAAGCGCAGCCGCGTGTGCAAGTTCGCCGGCAAGGCGACGCTGAACGGCGAAGTCGCCACCGAATGCGAGTTCACCGCGATGATCGCGGACCCGCCGAGCGAGTAA
- the rpmE gene encoding 50S ribosomal protein L31, producing the protein MKADTHPDYHMIKVQMTDGTVYETRSTWGKEGDTMTLEIDPLSHPAWTGGRGQMLDAGGQVARFNKRFGGLNLGKK; encoded by the coding sequence GTGAAAGCCGATACGCACCCCGACTACCACATGATCAAGGTCCAGATGACCGACGGCACCGTGTACGAGACGCGCTCCACCTGGGGCAAGGAAGGCGACACGATGACGCTCGAAATCGATCCGTTGTCGCACCCGGCCTGGACCGGCGGTCGCGGCCAGATGCTGGACGCGGGTGGTCAGGTTGCGCGCTTCAACAAGCGTTTCGGCGGGCTCAACCTCGGCAAGAAGTAA
- a CDS encoding PilZ domain-containing protein — protein MDALQTDIRAEFEPALIAKRRNQRAPVSLDAKLGRGGLDRTLCRITDLSRDGARISSYSALRKDSMIWLTLPGIGAVAATVRWADDFHAGCQFHEPLADYQYDILVEVGRA, from the coding sequence ATGGACGCTTTGCAGACCGATATCCGCGCCGAATTCGAACCCGCTTTGATCGCGAAGCGGCGGAACCAGCGCGCACCGGTGTCGCTCGACGCCAAGCTGGGACGAGGCGGGCTCGATCGTACGCTTTGCCGCATCACGGATCTGTCGCGCGATGGCGCGCGGATCAGCAGCTATTCGGCGCTGCGCAAGGATTCGATGATCTGGCTGACGCTACCGGGCATCGGCGCGGTGGCAGCGACCGTGCGCTGGGCGGACGATTTCCACGCCGGCTGCCAATTCCACGAACCGCTGGCAGACTATCAATACGACATTCTGGTCGAGGTCGGTCGGGCCTGA